Genomic window (Polaromonas sp. JS666):
CCGAGATTGACACTATCCGCTGGGAACTCCGGGATCCGGCGCAGTGAGCTCCACACATGTTTCAGCGCCTGTGATCCGCGAATTGCAAGTTCGAGCCGTGGAACCGGCTTTGCCGGGCCACAGGCGGGCGGCCCCCGAGGGGCTGGAGCCTGCGGCTCCAAAGCTGCTTGAGCAGCTTTGGACAGGCGACAGAGGCGAAGCGTCTCGCGAGCCGCGGCCTGCAAGGCCTCGGGAGCTACACGGAGTGAGCGACCGTGGGGGCTAAGAATCACGTCAGCGAAACGCCAGCCACCCAGATGCTCAAGGCCCATCATGTGGCTTTCACCGAGCATCCCTACGACTACGTGGAGCACGGCGGGGCGCAGCACAGTGCCGAGGTGCTGGACCTGGACCCCTTCACCGTGGTCAAGACGCTGGTCATGCAGGACCAGGACGGCAAGCCCCTGCTGGTGCTGATGCATGGCAACCGCAAGGTCTCGACCAAAAATCTTGCGCGCCAGATCGGCGCCAAATCGGTCGAGCCCTGCAAGCCTGAAGTGGCGAATCGCCACAGCGGCTACCTGGTGGGCGGTACCTCACCCTTCGGAACGCGAAAGCCCATGCCTGTCTACATCGAGGAAACCATTCTGGCTTTGCCGCGGATCGCCATCAACGGGGGCCGGCGCGGTTATCTGGTCGGCATCGATCCGCAGGTGTGCGTTACGCTGCTGGGTGCAAAATCGGTGCAGTGCGCACTTAGCGAATAGCCAGACAAATAACCAGACAAATAGCTAGACGAATAACAAGGGGAGAAGACATTGGTTTATGCATACTCACTCGGCGCAACGCTTGCGGCCTACCTGCTCGGCTCGCTGTCTTTTGCGGTCATTGTCAGCAAGGTGATGGGCTTGCACGATCCCCGCAGCTACGGCAGCAAAAATCCGGGTGCAACCAACGTGCTGCGTTCAGGCAACAAGGTGGCGGCGGTGGCCACCTTGCTGCTTGATGGCTTGAAGGGCTGGCTGCCCGTGATGCTGGTCCGGTGGCTGGGTCGCGACTATGGCCTGGGCGACGGCACCGTAGCGGCCGTAGGCTTTGCGGCTTTTATTGGCCATCTGTACCCGGTGTTTTTCCACTTCAAGGGCGGCAAGGGCGTGGCCACGGCTGCGGGCGTGCTGCTTGGCATCAGCTGGGTGCTGGGTTTGGCAACCCTGCTGACCTGGGTGATCGTGGCGTATTTCTCGCGCTATTCCTCGCTGGCGTCCCTGGTTGCCGCAGTCTTTGCGCCCCTGTATTACCTCTTTGGTGACCGGGCCGCGTGGTACGTGGACAAAGGCATCCTGGTCGCCATGTTCGCCATCAGCGCGCTGCTGGTGTATCGCCACCGCGAGAACATCAACAAGCTGCTGAAGGGCACCGAGTCCAAGCTGGGCTCCTCGGGCAAGACGGCGCGATAGCACCGCAACTGCGCCGGTGCGTGAATGCCGGCGGGTTGTGTGTGGACAGGTCTAGTACCGCTTGTCCAGCGTCATCTGGTTGTTTTCCCGCCTCATCTGAAAGCGCGTCAGAAAACTGTTGCCCAACAGCAGGAAGGGCATGGGTTCGGGTGTTACCACAGCCGCCACGTCGTACACCTCCACGTCGCCGATGCGTACCGAGTTGAGCTGGATGCGAAAGCCCTGCGTGTTGCCGTTGGCGGTGGAGATGCGCACCGGCTGCCCGTTCTTGTAGTTGATGCCCGCACGGTCGGCATCGGCGACGCTCATCGCAATACTGGTGGCACCGGTATCAACCATGAATTGCACGGCGCGGCCATTGATCTGCCCGGCGGTCATGAAGTGGCCGCCTCCGCTTTCCGTCAGGATGATGCGGGTGCCCCGGCCCGCCGAGGCGCCGCTGCCGCCCGTGCTCACCGGTGCGTCACCCACCCGCAGGGTGTGGCGTTTGCCGGATTGCTCAATGACGGCCTGGTCGCCTGAGGTGGAAATGACCTTGACCCCCTGGTGGGTCTCACCCGCCGCCACAGACTTTGGCGTGCTGCCATCAACCACCAGCAGGGCCTTGCTGCCCATCATGCCGGCCAGCGCCACCGACTGGGCATAAGCCGCGCCGTGCAGCAGTGTGAACGCCGTCAGCAACCCTGCTACAACGGAAATACGCGAGGAGGGCAAAGTGCGCCGCGCCGGGCCGCCCCAAGCAAGCACAGCCCCCTTTTCTTGTGAAAGGGGCAGCGCAGTACGCAAAGCGACAAGCGTGGGGGCCATGTTTAATCCCTGAAATTATCAAAGCTCAGTGGAAGATCTTTCATGTCCGCCCGGATTAGCGCCATGGCAGCTTGCAGGTCGT
Coding sequences:
- a CDS encoding aminoacyl-tRNA deacylase, with the protein product MGAKNHVSETPATQMLKAHHVAFTEHPYDYVEHGGAQHSAEVLDLDPFTVVKTLVMQDQDGKPLLVLMHGNRKVSTKNLARQIGAKSVEPCKPEVANRHSGYLVGGTSPFGTRKPMPVYIEETILALPRIAINGGRRGYLVGIDPQVCVTLLGAKSVQCALSE
- a CDS encoding retropepsin-like aspartic protease family protein, with the translated sequence MPSSRISVVAGLLTAFTLLHGAAYAQSVALAGMMGSKALLVVDGSTPKSVAAGETHQGVKVISTSGDQAVIEQSGKRHTLRVGDAPVSTGGSGASAGRGTRIILTESGGGHFMTAGQINGRAVQFMVDTGATSIAMSVADADRAGINYKNGQPVRISTANGNTQGFRIQLNSVRIGDVEVYDVAAVVTPEPMPFLLLGNSFLTRFQMRRENNQMTLDKRY
- the plsY gene encoding glycerol-3-phosphate 1-O-acyltransferase PlsY is translated as MVYAYSLGATLAAYLLGSLSFAVIVSKVMGLHDPRSYGSKNPGATNVLRSGNKVAAVATLLLDGLKGWLPVMLVRWLGRDYGLGDGTVAAVGFAAFIGHLYPVFFHFKGGKGVATAAGVLLGISWVLGLATLLTWVIVAYFSRYSSLASLVAAVFAPLYYLFGDRAAWYVDKGILVAMFAISALLVYRHRENINKLLKGTESKLGSSGKTAR